A part of Kineococcus rhizosphaerae genomic DNA contains:
- a CDS encoding ATP-dependent helicase, whose product MTTTDFPRSGSVNADSVLDGLDPEQRQVATTLDGPVCVLAGAGTGKTRAITHRIAYGVHSGAYVPNRVLAVTFTARAAGEMRTRLRDLGVAGVQARTFHAAALRQLQFFWPQSIGGTLPNLVEHKAPLIADACNRLRLQADRARIRDLSAEVEWTKVMLVDPDDYVKVATATGRGEPGGLDLPTVARVVRTYEDVKTDRAVIDFEDVLLLTAGILDERPDVAATVREQYRHFVVDEYQDVSPLQQRLLDLWLGERQDVCVVGDASQTIYSFAGATPEHLLDFPQRHPGSKVVRLVRDYRSTPEVVGLANSVLSLATGLHARARLELIAQRPSGPPPTFTAYDDDVAEAAGVAARIAAEVRAGRSAKDIAVLFRTNGQSQALESALADAGVGYVVRGGERFFSRKEVRDAIVLLRGQARSALPGHDLGVETRAVLSSAGWAEKAPSAGGATRERWESLQALVLLADELAEKRPGSGLADLVDELVERSQAQHAPTVDGVTLASFHAAKGLEWDVVFLVGVSEGLLPISFAETPEDVEEERRLLYVGITRAREGIHLSWASARTPGGRASRKPSRFLDPVRPQAAPAGRRAGTAPGTQKAQGPMTCRVCGQPLSAAVDRKLRRHADCPASYDEAVFEKLRGWRSATAKADGVPAYVVFTDATLVAICEAMPTTTAALSRITGVGPAKLEKYGDDVLGVLAS is encoded by the coding sequence ATGACGACGACTGACTTCCCCCGTTCCGGGTCCGTGAACGCCGACTCCGTGCTCGACGGGCTCGACCCCGAGCAGCGGCAGGTCGCCACGACGCTCGACGGCCCCGTCTGCGTCCTGGCCGGTGCCGGGACCGGCAAGACCCGCGCCATCACCCACCGCATCGCCTACGGGGTCCACTCCGGCGCGTACGTCCCCAACCGCGTCCTGGCCGTCACCTTCACCGCCCGCGCCGCCGGGGAGATGCGCACCCGGCTGCGCGACCTCGGCGTCGCCGGCGTCCAGGCCCGCACCTTCCACGCCGCGGCCCTGCGCCAGCTGCAGTTCTTCTGGCCCCAGTCGATCGGCGGGACGCTGCCGAACCTGGTCGAGCACAAGGCCCCGCTGATCGCCGACGCCTGCAACCGGCTGCGCCTGCAGGCCGACCGCGCCCGCATCCGCGACCTGTCCGCCGAGGTCGAGTGGACCAAGGTCATGCTCGTCGACCCCGACGACTACGTGAAGGTCGCCACCGCCACCGGCCGCGGCGAACCGGGCGGCCTCGACCTGCCGACGGTCGCCCGGGTCGTGCGGACCTACGAGGACGTCAAGACCGACCGCGCCGTCATCGACTTCGAGGACGTCCTGCTGCTGACCGCGGGCATCCTCGACGAGCGCCCCGACGTGGCCGCCACCGTGCGCGAGCAGTACCGGCACTTCGTCGTCGACGAGTACCAGGACGTCTCGCCCCTGCAGCAGCGGCTGCTCGACCTGTGGCTGGGCGAGCGCCAGGACGTCTGCGTCGTCGGCGACGCCAGCCAGACGATCTACTCCTTCGCCGGGGCCACCCCCGAGCACCTGCTCGACTTCCCCCAGCGCCACCCGGGCTCGAAGGTCGTGCGGCTGGTCCGCGACTACCGCTCCACCCCCGAGGTCGTGGGGCTGGCCAACTCGGTGCTGTCGCTGGCCACCGGCCTGCACGCCCGGGCGCGCCTGGAGCTCATCGCGCAGCGCCCCTCGGGCCCGCCGCCGACGTTCACGGCCTACGACGACGACGTGGCCGAGGCCGCCGGGGTCGCGGCCCGCATCGCCGCCGAGGTGCGTGCCGGGCGCAGCGCCAAGGACATCGCCGTCCTGTTCCGCACCAACGGGCAGTCCCAGGCGCTGGAGTCGGCGCTGGCCGACGCCGGGGTCGGCTACGTCGTGCGCGGCGGGGAGCGCTTCTTCTCCCGCAAGGAGGTCCGCGACGCCATCGTGCTGCTGCGCGGGCAGGCGCGCTCGGCGCTGCCGGGCCACGACCTGGGCGTGGAGACGCGCGCGGTGCTGAGCTCGGCCGGGTGGGCCGAGAAGGCCCCGAGCGCCGGCGGCGCGACCCGCGAGCGCTGGGAGTCGCTGCAGGCGCTCGTGCTGCTGGCCGACGAGCTGGCCGAGAAGCGGCCCGGTTCGGGACTGGCCGACCTCGTCGACGAGCTCGTCGAACGCAGCCAGGCCCAGCACGCCCCCACGGTCGACGGCGTGACCCTGGCCTCCTTCCACGCGGCCAAGGGCCTGGAGTGGGACGTCGTCTTCCTCGTCGGCGTCAGCGAGGGCCTGCTGCCCATCTCCTTCGCCGAGACGCCCGAGGACGTCGAGGAGGAGCGCCGGCTGCTGTACGTGGGCATCACCCGCGCCCGCGAGGGCATCCACCTGTCGTGGGCCAGCGCCCGCACGCCGGGCGGGCGCGCCAGCCGCAAGCCGTCCCGGTTCCTCGACCCGGTCCGGCCGCAGGCCGCGCCCGCGGGACGCCGGGCCGGGACGGCCCCGGGGACGCAGAAGGCCCAGGGCCCCATGACGTGCCGCGTGTGCGGGCAGCCGTTGAGCGCGGCCGTCGACCGCAAGCTGCGCCGGCACGCCGACTGCCCGGCCAGCTACGACGAGGCCGTGTTCGAGAAGCTGCGGGGCTGGCGCAGCGCGACGGCGAAGGCGGACGGGGTGCCCGCGTACGTGGTGTTCACCGACGCCACGCTGGTCGCGATCTGCGAGGCGATGCCCACGACCACGGCGGCGCTGTCGCGCATCACCGGCGTCGGCCCGGCCAAGCTGGAGAAGTACGGCGAC
- a CDS encoding mycoredoxin yields the protein MFTTTWCGYCRRLKSQMDREGISYSEVNIEEVPDAAEYVMQVNGGNQTVPTLLFPDGSAATNPSVAEVKAKLS from the coding sequence ATGTTCACGACGACGTGGTGCGGCTACTGCCGTCGCCTGAAGTCGCAGATGGACCGCGAGGGCATCAGCTACTCCGAGGTCAACATCGAGGAGGTCCCGGACGCGGCCGAGTACGTCATGCAGGTCAACGGCGGCAACCAGACCGTCCCGACCCTGCTGTTCCCCGACGGTTCGGCGGCCACCAACCCCTCCGTGGCCGAGGTCAAGGCGAAGCTGTCCTGA
- a CDS encoding uridine kinase: MGVDGAVDADTRWYAEHLVAALRALARPVLVADWRGFWRPRSLRFEFGRDDPDTYYDSWLDVPGVYRELLAPLGEPSGRRWVESLYDPQTDRASRAPRQDAPDDAVLVFAGSFLLKDDVRWGFDAVVHLTTSDAAIRRRVPAEDAARVLGGWNRYLAEDSPADAAAVVLRCEDPRHPAELLRE; the protein is encoded by the coding sequence GTGGGGGTCGACGGGGCGGTCGACGCCGACACCCGCTGGTACGCCGAGCACCTGGTCGCGGCTCTGCGGGCGCTCGCGCGGCCCGTGCTGGTCGCCGACTGGCGGGGTTTCTGGCGGCCCCGGTCGCTGCGGTTCGAGTTCGGCCGCGACGACCCGGACACCTACTACGACTCCTGGCTCGACGTACCGGGCGTGTACCGCGAGCTCCTCGCACCGCTGGGAGAACCGTCCGGGCGGCGGTGGGTGGAGTCGCTGTACGACCCGCAGACCGACCGGGCCTCGCGCGCGCCGCGGCAGGACGCGCCCGACGACGCGGTGCTGGTGTTCGCCGGCTCGTTCCTGCTCAAGGACGACGTGCGGTGGGGCTTCGACGCCGTGGTGCACCTGACGACGTCGGACGCCGCGATCCGGCGGCGGGTCCCCGCCGAGGACGCCGCACGGGTCCTCGGCGGCTGGAACCGCTACCTGGCCGAGGACTCGCCGGCCGACGCCGCAGCGGTGGTGCTGCGCTGCGAGGACCCGCGCCACCCCGCGGAACTGCTGCGGGAGTGA